In one window of Tumebacillus algifaecis DNA:
- the ftsW gene encoding putative lipid II flippase FtsW, with protein sequence MKLERHRPDFILFVVVILLALFGLICIYSASQMVALEESKMQSTDVYFFKQLKWVLLGLLVMLFTMNISFMRWHKLSGLMLLGSYVLLGLVFMPGIGVHVEGADRWVKFAGVQFQPSDLAMLAIIIHVAYLLSRKQDRLNDPKASYWPPIILIAIGFILIILEPDMDTAVTFALCPFVIMFAAGLPWKYIRNTIIAGLVGLIPLALMSYRGDRVATYLDPFSGDVTDSNLQIVQSMFAIATGGWTGRGLGHSIEKFSYLPQPHTDFIFAILSEEWGLIGGLVLLVLYGMLIWRGIYIAMRVPNRFASLVAIGFTTLIGFAVFLNIGSVSGLLPVIGVPLPFISYGGTSLLVKMFSMGILLNISRYTVQAPVKEDTPRTQADSNVTPLRTTRFDA encoded by the coding sequence ATGAAGTTAGAAAGGCATCGACCTGATTTTATACTGTTTGTTGTCGTCATTTTGTTAGCTTTGTTTGGGTTGATCTGCATTTATAGCGCATCGCAGATGGTAGCGCTTGAAGAGAGTAAGATGCAGAGCACCGACGTGTATTTTTTCAAGCAGTTAAAATGGGTGTTGCTCGGGCTGTTGGTGATGTTGTTTACGATGAACATCTCGTTTATGCGCTGGCATAAGCTGTCCGGCTTGATGTTGCTCGGGTCCTATGTGTTGCTCGGACTGGTCTTTATGCCAGGCATCGGCGTACATGTCGAAGGCGCCGACCGCTGGGTGAAATTTGCGGGGGTTCAGTTTCAGCCTTCCGACCTTGCCATGCTTGCGATCATCATCCATGTCGCCTATCTGCTCTCACGCAAGCAGGACCGATTGAACGATCCGAAAGCGTCTTATTGGCCGCCGATCATCTTGATTGCGATCGGCTTTATCTTGATCATTTTGGAGCCGGATATGGATACGGCCGTCACGTTCGCCCTGTGCCCGTTTGTGATCATGTTTGCGGCAGGCCTCCCGTGGAAGTATATCCGTAACACGATCATCGCCGGGCTGGTCGGGTTGATCCCGCTCGCCTTGATGAGTTACCGCGGCGATCGCGTGGCGACCTATCTCGACCCGTTCAGCGGCGATGTCACCGACAGCAACCTGCAGATCGTGCAATCGATGTTTGCGATTGCGACGGGCGGTTGGACCGGTCGCGGGCTCGGCCATTCGATTGAAAAGTTTTCCTATTTGCCACAGCCGCACACCGACTTTATTTTTGCGATCTTGTCCGAGGAATGGGGTTTGATCGGGGGCTTGGTGCTGCTCGTGTTGTACGGCATGCTCATCTGGCGCGGCATCTACATTGCGATGCGCGTTCCGAATCGCTTTGCGTCGCTGGTGGCGATCGGCTTCACGACGCTGATCGGGTTTGCCGTCTTTTTGAACATCGGCTCTGTCTCCGGCCTTTTGCCAGTCATCGGCGTTCCCTTGCCATTTATCTCGTATGGCGGGACCTCACTCTTGGTCAAAATGTTTTCGATGGGCATCCTGCTCAACATCTCGCGCTATACGGTCCAAGCGCCTGTGAAAGAGGACACCCCGCGAACGCAGGCCGACTCGAATGTGACACCGCTGCGGACCACGCGTTTTGATGCTTAA
- a CDS encoding DedA family protein produces MLAILDQYGYVGLFGLLMLGIVGLPLPDETLLTFTGYQIAQGRMHFAGALLAAFLGSSLGITLSFLIGRLLGKSVVARFGRFLHLTEERLLRVEHYMERFGGLALFFGYFVPGVRHLTALSAGVGQMKFRIFAPFAYLGALFWTVTFLLIGQLFSNQLNHLERMLYPYRFWVLVVVVVSFVTPLVWRIVSSRRQKRKDNRLVVDEKRVDREE; encoded by the coding sequence ATGCTTGCCATACTCGATCAGTATGGATATGTGGGTCTGTTTGGACTGCTCATGCTTGGGATTGTTGGTCTTCCGCTGCCTGATGAGACGCTGTTGACCTTTACAGGCTACCAGATCGCACAGGGGCGTATGCATTTTGCCGGAGCGTTGCTGGCCGCTTTCTTGGGCAGTTCGCTTGGTATCACGCTGTCGTTTTTGATCGGGCGGCTGTTGGGGAAATCGGTGGTCGCAAGGTTTGGTCGCTTTTTGCACTTGACGGAAGAGCGACTGCTTCGTGTGGAACACTACATGGAACGTTTCGGGGGACTTGCCCTGTTTTTTGGTTACTTTGTGCCTGGGGTTCGTCACCTGACCGCTTTAAGTGCCGGGGTCGGCCAGATGAAGTTTCGCATTTTCGCGCCGTTCGCCTATTTAGGCGCTTTGTTTTGGACGGTGACGTTTTTGCTGATCGGGCAATTGTTCAGCAATCAACTGAATCATTTGGAACGAATGCTCTATCCGTATCGGTTCTGGGTGCTTGTGGTGGTCGTCGTTTCCTTTGTCACGCCGCTCGTCTGGCGCATCGTCAGCAGTCGTCGCCAAAAGAGAAAGGACAACCGACTCGTAGTTGATGAAAAACGTGTGGATCGAGAGGAGTGA
- the thpR gene encoding RNA 2',3'-cyclic phosphodiesterase, whose translation MGRYFLGLDVPQAVCGAKLLSVQRRLEPSLSVKKWYRPEQFHLTTHFLGELDAKQVRQVIESVTPHTAKQLAFTLRLDHAGWFPRAKVVWCGVTGDVERLQGLYTALAGPLNGLGAGSFAHDQYRPHITLGRLQAIDAAWQPPDVSELLQGAEWQVTSLHLYESVSAGAAGPHYPVRHTFRFQEA comes from the coding sequence ATGGGACGATATTTTCTAGGTTTGGATGTGCCGCAAGCCGTTTGCGGTGCGAAGCTACTAAGCGTACAGCGACGGCTAGAACCATCACTGTCCGTCAAAAAGTGGTATCGACCGGAGCAATTTCATCTCACCACTCATTTTCTAGGAGAATTGGATGCGAAGCAGGTGCGGCAAGTGATCGAGTCGGTCACACCGCACACTGCTAAGCAGTTGGCGTTTACCTTGCGCCTCGACCATGCGGGTTGGTTTCCTCGTGCAAAAGTTGTCTGGTGTGGCGTCACAGGTGATGTGGAGCGGTTGCAAGGGCTATATACAGCCTTGGCAGGGCCATTGAATGGTCTTGGAGCAGGCTCGTTTGCTCACGATCAGTACCGCCCGCACATTACGCTTGGCCGCCTGCAGGCGATCGACGCGGCTTGGCAACCGCCCGACGTATCCGAACTACTTCAAGGGGCTGAGTGGCAGGTAACTTCGCTGCACCTGTATGAATCGGTCTCTGCCGGAGCAGCAGGCCCGCACTATCCGGTACGCCATACGTTCCGTTTCCAAGAAGCATAA
- a CDS encoding ATP-binding protein, with protein MRRAYNQSNGYAEAWERSIAYGIDSAKLPHDAQLGAEELSKRIMNNRLLLESALPYVDQLYRTVESECIVAICDLDGYLLATRGERLPDKLLLQHTTPGFCWHERVFGANALGTALAEDRPVHMVGDQHFLEELHGMSCAATPLHDSQGQLVGGLAIAAYKTEHSPYMLGTVLSIGQAIDKAMILKSEQYRTLLLKEKIAETSNNLLIVASDDGTILLLNPAAEALLVPSGEQRKTLQELFTEKSAAMLALTSRKDLTDFVEEVKNPGVQDTYHIFWDAHWIEDMTNEMSTLLLVGRDMTKFVRMERSAKQGERLSTMGKFSAQIAHEIRNPVAVIKLAMQLMLKQEEFSEKSEKKGKMILSELRRIEDLVNHFLNISKPQTPIFRDCNLVDTLRDTCCLMQTSFLQGNLNLVEHYEDIGMMHADCDQLQQVFLNLLNNAIDATPEGGTIEVLVGLDEAEPDVVQIRISDTGQGIPEDCLADVFEPFYTTKSRGTGLGLSNAKAIIEAHGGEMEVESAVDHGTVITIWLPFVPPVS; from the coding sequence ATGAGGAGAGCATACAACCAATCGAACGGCTATGCCGAGGCATGGGAACGGTCAATAGCATACGGGATCGACTCGGCGAAATTGCCGCATGACGCACAGCTTGGCGCAGAAGAGCTGTCCAAACGAATTATGAACAACCGGTTGCTGCTTGAGTCCGCCCTTCCATATGTTGACCAATTATACCGCACGGTGGAAAGCGAATGCATCGTCGCGATCTGCGATCTCGACGGCTATCTGCTGGCTACTCGCGGGGAACGTTTGCCTGACAAATTGTTGCTGCAGCACACGACACCTGGTTTCTGCTGGCATGAGCGAGTGTTTGGCGCCAATGCGCTCGGCACGGCTCTTGCTGAAGACCGCCCTGTACACATGGTCGGAGATCAGCATTTCCTTGAAGAACTACATGGCATGTCCTGTGCCGCAACGCCACTGCATGATTCGCAGGGCCAGTTGGTCGGGGGGCTTGCCATCGCTGCATATAAGACGGAACACAGCCCCTATATGCTCGGCACCGTTCTGTCGATCGGACAAGCGATCGACAAGGCGATGATCTTAAAGTCGGAACAATATCGCACCTTGTTGCTCAAAGAAAAGATCGCCGAGACGTCGAACAACCTGCTCATCGTCGCAAGCGATGACGGTACCATTTTGCTCCTGAACCCCGCGGCCGAAGCGTTGCTCGTGCCAAGCGGTGAACAGCGCAAGACGCTTCAGGAGCTATTCACCGAAAAAAGCGCCGCCATGCTTGCGTTAACCTCGCGCAAAGATCTGACCGACTTTGTGGAAGAAGTCAAAAATCCGGGCGTACAGGATACCTACCATATCTTCTGGGACGCTCACTGGATCGAAGACATGACCAACGAAATGTCAACCCTGCTGCTCGTCGGGCGCGACATGACCAAATTTGTCCGCATGGAGCGCAGCGCCAAGCAAGGGGAACGCCTTTCGACGATGGGCAAATTCTCGGCACAGATCGCCCACGAAATTCGCAACCCGGTCGCAGTGATCAAGTTGGCCATGCAGTTAATGCTAAAACAGGAGGAATTCTCCGAAAAATCGGAGAAAAAAGGAAAAATGATCTTGTCTGAGTTACGTAGAATTGAAGACTTGGTCAATCACTTTTTAAACATCTCCAAGCCTCAGACGCCGATTTTTCGCGACTGCAACCTGGTCGATACGCTGCGTGATACGTGCTGTCTGATGCAGACGTCTTTTTTGCAAGGAAATCTCAACTTGGTTGAACACTACGAAGACATTGGCATGATGCACGCCGACTGCGATCAGTTGCAGCAAGTCTTTCTCAATCTGCTGAACAATGCGATCGATGCCACGCCGGAGGGCGGCACGATCGAGGTGCTGGTGGGCTTGGATGAAGCGGAGCCAGATGTTGTGCAGATTCGCATCTCCGACACGGGACAAGGGATACCTGAAGATTGTCTCGCCGATGTGTTCGAACCGTTTTACACGACGAAAAGCAGAGGTACTGGCCTTGGCCTGTCCAACGCCAAGGCGATCATTGAAGCTCATGGCGGCGAAATGGAAGTGGAAAGCGCCGTCGATCACGGAACGGTTATCACGATTTGGTTACCTTTTGTGCCGCCAGTCTCTTAA
- a CDS encoding MDR family MFS transporter, with product MKLIEGLPRWSTPIWALQLTIFFSNLGFFMIVPLLGTHFTDNLGLTATVAGTMLGARILAQQSSMLFGGFLADRFGYREMMLLGSLIRALGFVLFGVLESVPGILLASFFSGAGGALIFPANQAAFVALTKPENRKELFDWRNIIGNAGMTLGPVAGVMLIGLSFQMVSFVAAAMFLILGLLAYLLVPKLQTESQAEQSLFKSVRTIIQNRTFLWLLFWMMGLNMLFQQLYMTVPYIAKAHGEASLVFWLFTLVSLQVIFLQLPVSRWLKNRNWTQLRIIAFGVLINGLGFAPLMFDVNLWTLLVVTTGIAFGQLIVNPTFQVFTTEIAEKALVASYFGFSGLSLAVGGSFGNTFGGFLLDAAAKTNLPWLPWLVLTAIGVVCALGILRTEARKSTVHAHSGSNVSNQTPAK from the coding sequence ATGAAACTCATAGAAGGTCTCCCTCGCTGGTCTACGCCGATCTGGGCGTTACAACTGACCATTTTTTTCTCAAATTTAGGCTTCTTTATGATCGTACCATTGCTTGGCACACATTTCACTGATAATTTAGGTCTGACCGCTACTGTCGCTGGCACGATGCTCGGTGCGAGGATCTTGGCGCAGCAAAGTTCGATGCTGTTCGGCGGGTTCCTCGCCGACCGATTTGGTTACCGCGAAATGATGCTTCTCGGCTCGCTGATCCGCGCTTTGGGCTTTGTCCTGTTTGGGGTGCTCGAGTCGGTGCCGGGCATCCTGCTCGCCTCGTTCTTTTCCGGTGCAGGCGGTGCGCTGATCTTCCCGGCCAATCAGGCCGCCTTTGTTGCACTCACCAAACCGGAGAACCGCAAAGAGCTGTTCGACTGGCGCAACATCATCGGCAATGCCGGCATGACGCTTGGCCCGGTCGCCGGGGTGATGCTGATCGGCCTCTCGTTTCAGATGGTCAGCTTCGTGGCGGCTGCGATGTTTCTGATCCTCGGCCTGCTCGCTTATCTACTGGTTCCGAAGCTTCAGACCGAATCGCAAGCCGAACAAAGCCTGTTCAAAAGCGTGCGCACGATCATCCAAAACCGTACGTTTTTGTGGCTGCTGTTTTGGATGATGGGGCTGAATATGCTGTTTCAACAACTTTATATGACCGTTCCGTATATCGCCAAAGCGCACGGTGAAGCAAGCCTGGTCTTCTGGCTGTTCACGCTCGTCTCGCTGCAAGTGATCTTCCTGCAACTGCCCGTCTCGCGCTGGTTGAAAAACCGCAACTGGACACAGCTGCGGATCATCGCCTTTGGCGTGTTGATCAATGGATTGGGTTTTGCCCCGCTGATGTTCGATGTCAACCTGTGGACATTGCTCGTCGTCACCACCGGAATCGCGTTCGGCCAATTGATCGTCAACCCTACGTTTCAAGTGTTCACAACCGAAATTGCCGAAAAAGCGTTGGTCGCTTCCTATTTCGGCTTCTCCGGCCTCTCCTTGGCCGTTGGCGGCTCATTTGGCAATACGTTTGGAGGTTTCTTACTGGACGCCGCAGCCAAAACGAATCTACCCTGGCTGCCGTGGCTGGTACTGACCGCGATCGGCGTGGTCTGTGCGCTCGGCATCCTGAGAACGGAAGCCCGAAAATCGACCGTCCACGCTCACTCGGGAAGCAACGTGTCGAACCAAACGCCGGCCAAGTAG
- a CDS encoding glycerophosphodiester phosphodiesterase, giving the protein MGVKPYLNLPRPMVLAHQGASAYAPSNTMEAFRLAVEMGADAFETDVHMTKDGYVVVSHDDTVDRLTNGTGFIKYKTLAELREIDFGYKFTPDGGQTFPFRGKGVTIPTLEEVLKEFPTMRVNMDIKQTTPPMEAALVETINACQAKDRVLIASFHTSTMKRFRRLASSRIATGANTRDMVEFICYWRTGLHKFYKPPVDAFQVPEQGYGVRVVTPKMIEIAHRHGVKVHVWTINEEADIHRLLKWGVDGICSDYPDRVVKVMQELGMR; this is encoded by the coding sequence ATGGGGGTCAAGCCTTATTTGAACCTACCGCGGCCGATGGTGCTCGCCCATCAAGGGGCATCCGCCTATGCGCCGTCGAACACGATGGAGGCATTTCGCCTCGCCGTGGAGATGGGAGCCGATGCGTTTGAGACGGACGTGCACATGACAAAAGACGGTTATGTGGTCGTCAGTCATGACGACACGGTGGATCGGTTGACGAACGGCACCGGGTTTATCAAATACAAAACGCTCGCCGAGCTGCGGGAAATCGATTTCGGGTACAAGTTTACGCCAGACGGGGGGCAGACCTTCCCGTTCCGGGGAAAAGGTGTGACGATCCCGACGCTTGAAGAGGTGTTAAAAGAGTTTCCGACGATGCGTGTCAACATGGACATCAAGCAGACCACGCCGCCGATGGAAGCGGCGCTGGTCGAAACGATCAATGCTTGCCAGGCCAAAGATCGAGTGCTGATCGCGTCGTTTCACACCAGCACGATGAAACGCTTTCGTCGCCTGGCTTCGTCGCGCATCGCGACCGGAGCGAACACGCGGGACATGGTGGAATTTATCTGCTACTGGCGAACCGGGTTGCACAAGTTTTACAAGCCGCCTGTCGATGCGTTTCAAGTGCCGGAGCAAGGCTATGGTGTACGCGTTGTGACGCCGAAAATGATTGAAATCGCCCATCGACACGGCGTGAAGGTGCACGTTTGGACGATCAACGAGGAAGCGGACATCCATCGCCTCCTCAAATGGGGCGTCGATGGCATCTGCAGCGACTACCCGGATCGGGTGGTCAAAGTGATGCAGGAGTTGGGAATGCGCTGA
- a CDS encoding spinster family MFS transporter, which yields MNPTRLLVLFLAINVINYVDRQVLSGVFPLLKEHFLLSDTALGLLGSAFMITYSLTSVPFGAWSDRWKPHKVAAIGVAIWSIATVSTALAWSFATLFVFRALVGIGEAAYVSTAGTILSNAYPERKRSATLGIFNLGMPIGGALGVVLGGWLGVNFGWQWAFFIVGVPGLILAYMAWRLPLQQQPTAKDRQKFRLSELLQLLKNKPYLYTCLGYAGISFAFGAIVLFVPTFFERSFGYSLEKATLLSGGLQVGAGLLGAPIGGLVADFWQKRNRRGRAYTLVLSMLLSAIFLWIGLFMESFVAFFLSAFFMLWHVGVASALVFDVTEKAVWNTAAALAMFLMHFLGDIPSPVIVGFISDKTSLFTAFSLLPLSMILASFFFLKAASHLSNRPSLSK from the coding sequence ATGAATCCGACTCGTCTGCTTGTATTGTTCTTAGCGATCAATGTGATCAACTATGTGGACCGCCAAGTGCTGTCTGGTGTTTTTCCATTGTTAAAAGAACACTTCCTGCTGTCCGACACAGCGCTTGGCTTGCTTGGCTCGGCCTTTATGATCACTTATTCTCTTACTTCCGTCCCCTTTGGCGCCTGGTCGGACCGTTGGAAACCGCACAAAGTTGCGGCGATCGGCGTGGCCATCTGGAGCATCGCGACCGTCTCGACGGCACTGGCTTGGTCGTTTGCCACGCTGTTCGTGTTCCGTGCGCTGGTCGGCATCGGCGAAGCGGCCTATGTCTCGACAGCAGGCACGATCCTCTCCAACGCCTACCCAGAGCGCAAGCGTTCGGCCACACTCGGCATTTTCAACCTCGGGATGCCGATCGGCGGCGCGCTGGGCGTTGTGCTCGGCGGCTGGCTTGGCGTCAACTTCGGCTGGCAGTGGGCCTTTTTCATCGTCGGGGTGCCTGGCCTGATCCTCGCGTACATGGCTTGGCGTCTGCCTTTGCAACAACAGCCGACAGCAAAAGATCGCCAGAAGTTCCGGCTCAGCGAACTGTTACAGCTTTTGAAAAACAAGCCTTACCTTTACACCTGTCTCGGCTATGCCGGCATCTCCTTCGCTTTTGGGGCAATCGTCCTTTTCGTACCGACCTTCTTTGAGCGTTCGTTCGGCTATTCCTTGGAAAAAGCGACGTTGCTCTCCGGGGGTCTACAGGTCGGAGCCGGGTTGCTCGGAGCACCGATCGGCGGTCTAGTCGCCGACTTCTGGCAAAAACGCAACAGACGCGGACGCGCTTATACGCTGGTGCTGTCGATGTTGCTCTCCGCTATCTTTTTGTGGATCGGGCTTTTTATGGAAAGCTTTGTCGCCTTCTTCCTCTCCGCGTTCTTCATGCTGTGGCATGTCGGCGTGGCGAGCGCCTTGGTCTTTGACGTGACAGAAAAGGCGGTTTGGAATACGGCAGCCGCGCTGGCGATGTTCCTGATGCATTTTCTCGGCGACATTCCAAGTCCGGTCATCGTCGGGTTCATTTCCGACAAAACGTCGCTGTTCACCGCTTTCTCGCTGTTGCCGCTCTCCATGATTTTGGCCTCGTTCTTCTTCTTAAAAGCGGCATCCCATTTGTCCAATCGCCCGTCCCTTTCGAAGTAA
- the plsY gene encoding glycerol-3-phosphate 1-O-acyltransferase PlsY: protein MMIFSTLIALLFGYVVGSIPFAYLLGRRRGGNIFEQGSGNPGATNTLTLFGKRAAAVVLVLDLLKGFLPTMLADWVTGDPTLAFWTATGTVLGHVSSMFTKFRGGKALATAGGALLFLQPIPLLVAFGSYVVLVLITRYIIVATTIVIVGALLCFLFTPQIFSEQIAFFLMVAGVLYRHLPNWERMYLKNEPKITKPIHEVTLQRLSAEKQEWVKLSYWITMIMILLAFVVWESR, encoded by the coding sequence ATGATGATCTTTTCTACTTTGATTGCTCTTCTCTTTGGGTATGTTGTGGGTTCGATACCGTTTGCGTATCTGCTTGGGCGTCGCAGAGGAGGGAACATCTTTGAACAGGGCAGTGGCAATCCTGGCGCGACGAACACGCTGACCTTGTTCGGTAAACGAGCGGCGGCGGTCGTGCTGGTGCTCGACTTGCTGAAAGGATTCCTGCCAACCATGTTGGCCGATTGGGTGACGGGCGACCCAACGCTCGCCTTTTGGACAGCAACGGGCACGGTGCTTGGACATGTTTCTTCGATGTTCACCAAGTTTCGCGGCGGGAAAGCGCTGGCAACAGCCGGTGGCGCCTTGCTTTTCTTACAACCGATTCCGCTGTTGGTCGCCTTCGGGAGCTATGTGGTCTTGGTCTTGATCACACGCTATATCATCGTAGCGACCACGATCGTGATCGTGGGAGCGCTGTTGTGCTTCCTGTTCACACCGCAAATCTTCTCCGAGCAGATCGCGTTCTTTTTGATGGTGGCGGGCGTGTTGTATCGCCATTTGCCGAACTGGGAACGCATGTATCTGAAAAATGAGCCGAAAATCACCAAGCCGATTCATGAAGTGACCCTCCAGCGTCTGTCTGCTGAAAAGCAGGAATGGGTGAAATTATCGTATTGGATCACGATGATCATGATTTTGCTGGCCTTCGTGGTCTGGGAATCGAGATAA
- a CDS encoding DUF1802 family protein, with translation MGIGFRSFSLELHSPHLPIKEVALKEWAVCIDAIANGEQLVLLRKGGITEETREFRLEETSFYLYPTYEHQRAQLIKPEYQERVEQTMEGIELPPKAVWITHAAHVVDDITLHSEDDLKKLDPFHILTHNYASERLQWRNDKPLHILTVRAYKLTTPKQVHVAPEYLGCKSWLTLQKPITDTDLEPVLSAEAFEHRRQQIFQALGFNEHKQ, from the coding sequence GTGGGCATCGGATTTCGTTCGTTTTCGCTGGAACTGCACAGCCCGCATTTGCCGATCAAAGAGGTGGCGCTGAAGGAGTGGGCGGTCTGCATCGACGCGATCGCCAACGGGGAGCAGCTCGTCCTGCTGCGCAAAGGCGGGATTACTGAAGAAACGCGGGAGTTCCGCTTGGAGGAAACTTCTTTCTACCTCTATCCAACCTATGAGCATCAGAGAGCGCAACTGATCAAGCCGGAGTATCAGGAGCGAGTGGAGCAAACGATGGAAGGGATCGAACTGCCGCCCAAAGCGGTCTGGATCACGCATGCGGCACATGTTGTCGATGACATCACGCTGCATTCGGAGGACGATTTGAAAAAGCTTGACCCGTTTCATATCCTGACACATAATTATGCCTCTGAACGTTTGCAGTGGAGAAACGACAAGCCTTTGCATATCCTGACCGTGCGCGCCTACAAACTGACCACACCCAAACAGGTCCACGTTGCACCTGAGTATCTCGGATGCAAATCGTGGTTGACCTTGCAAAAGCCGATCACCGACACCGATCTGGAGCCGGTGCTGTCGGCCGAAGCGTTCGAACACAGGCGACAGCAGATTTTTCAAGCCTTAGGTTTCAACGAGCATAAGCAGTAA
- a CDS encoding MBL fold metallo-hydrolase produces MQVYVKDLGHDVSMIDLMEQKERGRSACYVVRGEKIAIIETGSSLSAPYILAGLKELGISPEQVEYVIVTHIHLDHAGGVGYILPNFPNATVVAHPRAGRHLIDPSRLIQGAQAVYGDNLPTLYGEILPVPAERVLIREDGEQVDLGNGHLLTFYDTPGHAKHHFSIHDPAARGIFSGDTVGVRYAPELTGWDFTCIYPSTSPTDFDRDAVLRSIEKLERLPEVDRIFHTHFGPTEPAAIAYERTRKTVTDFDRLARELFEPELDYKVLAEAIRDYIRTDLAAAGHTVHELSGIEFDIELNAKGMLYALEREHAKANQ; encoded by the coding sequence ATGCAGGTCTATGTGAAAGATCTTGGTCACGACGTTTCGATGATCGATCTGATGGAACAAAAGGAGCGCGGACGTTCAGCATGCTATGTGGTGCGCGGCGAAAAGATCGCGATCATCGAGACCGGGTCGTCTCTATCAGCCCCCTATATCTTGGCAGGCTTAAAGGAGCTTGGCATCTCCCCCGAGCAGGTCGAATATGTGATCGTCACACATATTCACCTCGATCATGCCGGTGGTGTTGGCTACATCCTGCCCAACTTCCCGAACGCGACGGTCGTCGCTCACCCGCGGGCAGGGCGGCATCTGATCGATCCATCGCGCTTGATTCAAGGCGCACAAGCGGTCTATGGAGACAACCTCCCCACGCTGTACGGGGAGATTCTCCCCGTTCCTGCTGAGCGAGTCTTGATTCGTGAGGACGGGGAACAAGTGGATCTTGGCAACGGGCATCTGCTGACCTTTTATGACACGCCGGGCCATGCCAAGCATCATTTCTCCATTCATGATCCCGCCGCACGCGGCATTTTCTCGGGGGATACGGTGGGAGTTCGCTACGCACCAGAGCTGACCGGGTGGGACTTCACCTGCATCTATCCCTCCACTTCTCCGACCGACTTTGACCGCGACGCAGTGCTGCGTTCGATTGAAAAGCTCGAACGACTGCCGGAGGTAGATCGCATTTTCCATACCCACTTCGGCCCGACCGAACCGGCTGCAATCGCGTATGAACGGACGCGCAAGACGGTCACCGACTTCGACCGCCTAGCCCGCGAACTGTTCGAACCAGAGCTCGATTACAAGGTGCTGGCAGAGGCGATACGCGACTACATTCGCACCGACTTGGCGGCGGCTGGCCACACCGTACACGAACTGAGCGGTATTGAGTTCGATATCGAGCTCAATGCAAAAGGCATGTTGTATGCACTGGAAAGAGAACATGCAAAAGCCAATCAATAG